The following coding sequences lie in one Changpingibacter yushuensis genomic window:
- a CDS encoding MATE family efflux transporter has translation MADQDQFTEPNGSPGAIDREIRRLALPALGSLLAEPLLIAVDSAMVGHLGTTPLAGLSLASTILTTVVGLCIFLTYATTAATARLHGAGHTDRAIRQGVDGIWLAAVLGLVLGVILFIFASPLLQLFNPEPQVLEQAIHYLRASAFGLPGMLLVLAATGAIRGLGNTTTPLYATTAGALLNIPLNYSLIYIAHFGIAGAGAGTAIAQTFMGAWLCAVVVKKAREHNTSLLPSGAGVLTSVKDAGPLIVRTISLRLAILLQISVATSMGTVALASNQITMSFWNFAAFGLDALATSAQILVGQGLGSGKKARVRAVLNRCLNRGVYYGTWLGVAMFALSWILPILMTSDPDVHALATHTMWVTALAMPIASVAYMLDGVLIGAGDTRRLAIYMVVALAGFAPVALIIQVLATGATGQILLWAAYALIFMSLRGVTMFFRVRGEEWMKLGLK, from the coding sequence GTGGCAGACCAAGACCAGTTCACCGAACCCAACGGATCACCCGGAGCAATCGATCGTGAGATACGCAGGCTCGCTCTGCCCGCACTCGGCTCTCTACTCGCCGAACCGCTGCTCATAGCCGTGGATTCAGCCATGGTTGGACACCTTGGGACCACCCCGCTGGCGGGCTTATCTCTGGCATCAACTATCCTCACCACAGTGGTTGGATTGTGTATCTTCCTGACCTACGCCACCACTGCTGCCACCGCTCGCCTCCACGGAGCCGGGCACACAGACCGCGCAATCCGCCAGGGAGTGGATGGAATATGGTTGGCCGCAGTACTGGGCCTCGTTCTCGGAGTAATCCTCTTCATCTTCGCGAGTCCGCTACTCCAACTCTTCAACCCAGAACCCCAGGTGCTCGAGCAAGCGATCCACTACCTGCGGGCCTCCGCTTTTGGCCTTCCTGGAATGCTGCTCGTGCTAGCGGCCACCGGCGCAATTCGCGGATTAGGAAACACCACCACTCCGTTGTATGCCACCACAGCCGGAGCCCTCCTTAACATTCCGCTCAACTACTCCCTGATCTACATCGCCCACTTCGGTATCGCAGGCGCCGGTGCCGGAACCGCTATCGCCCAGACCTTCATGGGCGCGTGGCTCTGCGCCGTCGTCGTCAAGAAGGCTCGGGAACACAACACGTCACTACTTCCATCTGGCGCTGGAGTACTCACCTCCGTCAAGGACGCCGGTCCACTCATCGTTCGGACAATATCGCTGCGTCTGGCGATCCTCCTCCAGATCTCTGTTGCCACAAGCATGGGCACCGTCGCCCTAGCCTCAAACCAAATCACAATGAGCTTCTGGAACTTTGCAGCATTCGGGCTGGACGCCTTGGCTACCTCGGCTCAAATCCTGGTGGGCCAGGGTTTGGGTTCAGGCAAGAAAGCCCGCGTGCGCGCCGTGCTCAACAGGTGCCTCAACCGAGGTGTTTACTACGGAACGTGGCTTGGCGTGGCCATGTTTGCTCTCAGTTGGATACTGCCCATTCTTATGACCAGCGATCCGGACGTTCACGCACTCGCCACCCACACCATGTGGGTTACAGCCCTCGCAATGCCGATAGCCTCAGTGGCGTACATGCTGGACGGAGTGCTCATCGGAGCGGGCGATACGCGGAGGCTGGCAATCTATATGGTGGTGGCATTGGCGGGATTTGCTCCTGTCGCCCTCATCATCCAAGTCCTTGCCACCGGTGCCACGGGCCAGATCTTGCTGTGGGCTGCGTACGCACTTATCTTCATGAGCCTACGTGGAGTCACCATGTTCTTCAGGGTGCGCGGCGAGGAGTGGATGAAGCTTGGTCTGAAGTGA
- the dnaB gene encoding replicative DNA helicase — MTAVSDGLGGSSFERTPPQNIDAEMSVLGGMLLSKDAIADVIEILQVSDFYRPAHGTIYTIILELFGKGEPADAITVGAELKRIGELERIGGLPYIHTLVASVPTAANAAYYADIVREQAELRALVEVGTRIVQLGYTTDGADVAGLVNTAQSEVLAITEKRHASEYTTLSEIVPDLYSELEANANRDGGLQGVSTGFSELDSKLNGLRPGQMVIVAARPGMGKSTLAMDFCRSAAVHNDIPCAYFSLEMSRTELSMRLLAAESRVFLDRMIKGELTSDDWQRIALTLDKVSSAPLIVDDSPNLTLGEIRAKSRRMKQQHNIQLIVIDYLQLLTSGKKIESRQQEVSDFSRSIKLLAKELDLPIVAVAQLNRDPEKRNDKRPQVADLRESGSLEQDADVVLLIHRDDVNGQESERPGMAEIIIGKQRSGPTGKVELAFQGHFARFAEVAQ, encoded by the coding sequence ATGACGGCAGTAAGTGACGGACTCGGCGGGTCTTCCTTCGAGCGGACTCCACCCCAGAACATTGACGCGGAGATGTCAGTGCTCGGTGGCATGCTCTTGTCAAAGGATGCCATTGCGGACGTCATCGAGATTCTGCAGGTTTCCGATTTCTACCGCCCTGCACATGGAACGATCTACACAATCATCCTCGAACTGTTCGGCAAAGGTGAACCAGCCGATGCCATTACTGTGGGTGCGGAGCTAAAGAGGATCGGTGAACTCGAACGGATCGGCGGCCTGCCCTACATTCACACGTTAGTTGCCAGCGTTCCAACTGCGGCAAATGCGGCCTATTACGCGGATATCGTCCGCGAACAAGCCGAATTACGCGCGCTCGTAGAGGTTGGTACTCGGATTGTCCAGCTCGGATACACAACCGATGGCGCTGATGTAGCTGGATTAGTGAACACAGCTCAGTCAGAAGTACTGGCAATTACTGAGAAGCGCCATGCAAGTGAGTACACAACACTCAGTGAGATCGTTCCTGATCTCTACAGCGAGCTTGAGGCGAACGCGAATCGCGATGGTGGCCTGCAGGGAGTATCAACAGGCTTCTCTGAGCTCGATTCGAAGCTCAACGGGCTGCGTCCGGGTCAAATGGTGATCGTGGCAGCGCGTCCAGGCATGGGAAAGTCGACGCTCGCAATGGACTTCTGCCGCTCCGCGGCGGTGCACAATGATATTCCCTGTGCCTACTTCTCCCTAGAGATGAGCCGGACGGAACTGTCCATGAGGCTTTTGGCAGCCGAATCGAGGGTGTTTCTTGACCGAATGATCAAGGGAGAACTCACTTCGGATGATTGGCAGCGAATCGCACTCACGCTGGACAAGGTATCTAGCGCACCCTTGATCGTGGACGATTCGCCAAACCTGACTCTTGGTGAGATTAGGGCCAAGAGCCGGCGCATGAAGCAGCAGCATAATATCCAGCTCATTGTGATCGACTACTTGCAGCTTCTGACATCAGGAAAGAAGATCGAGTCGCGCCAGCAAGAGGTCTCAGATTTCTCGCGCTCCATTAAACTCTTGGCGAAGGAACTGGATCTGCCCATCGTGGCGGTAGCGCAGCTCAATCGTGACCCAGAGAAGCGCAATGACAAGCGCCCACAGGTGGCTGACTTGCGCGAATCTGGATCGTTGGAGCAGGATGCCGACGTGGTGCTCCTCATCCATCGCGACGATGTCAACGGGCAGGAATCAGAACGCCCTGGAATGGCCGAAATCATCATCGGAAAGCAGCGGTCTGGGCCCACCGGCAAGGTGGAACTCGCATTCCAAGGCCACTTCGCAAGGTTTGCTGAGGTAGCTCAATAG
- the thiD gene encoding bifunctional hydroxymethylpyrimidine kinase/phosphomethylpyrimidine kinase, whose product MVNFAYTIAGSEATGGAGFQVDLKTFQQLGVYGMGTLTCIVSFDPNNGWAHRFVPVDPTVIHDQMEATLTAQDIDTVKIGMLGHPATIDAVAAGLARQSWANIVLDPVLICKGQEPGAALDTDTALREKILPLATVATPNYFEACTLAGMEKLETVEDLAEAGRRIAEQGPSYVIVKGGIDFPGPDAVDVLWDGTEATAYSVPKIGEERVSGAGCTLAAAITAELAKGADIHDAVRVAKEMVTAGIAARVGAHTPFSTVWQGAYTA is encoded by the coding sequence ATGGTCAACTTTGCGTACACCATCGCCGGATCGGAAGCTACAGGCGGAGCCGGATTTCAGGTCGATCTCAAGACCTTCCAGCAGCTCGGCGTCTACGGGATGGGCACGCTGACCTGTATCGTCTCGTTTGACCCAAACAACGGCTGGGCACACCGGTTTGTACCGGTAGACCCCACAGTTATCCACGATCAGATGGAAGCCACACTCACTGCTCAGGATATAGACACAGTGAAGATTGGCATGCTGGGGCACCCAGCAACAATCGATGCCGTGGCCGCGGGCTTAGCTAGGCAGTCTTGGGCCAACATCGTTCTTGATCCAGTTCTCATTTGTAAGGGACAAGAGCCAGGGGCTGCACTCGATACAGACACCGCCCTGCGGGAGAAGATCTTGCCACTGGCCACAGTTGCCACTCCGAACTACTTCGAAGCATGCACCTTGGCTGGTATGGAGAAGCTTGAAACCGTGGAGGATCTCGCGGAAGCCGGTCGCAGGATTGCCGAACAGGGACCCTCCTATGTAATCGTCAAGGGTGGAATCGACTTCCCAGGGCCGGATGCCGTGGACGTCCTTTGGGACGGCACGGAAGCCACCGCGTATTCGGTTCCCAAGATAGGCGAGGAGCGCGTTTCTGGAGCCGGCTGCACGCTCGCAGCAGCTATCACCGCTGAGCTGGCCAAGGGTGCAGATATCCATGATGCCGTTCGCGTGGCAAAGGAAATGGTTACAGCAGGCATTGCAGCTCGTGTTGGTGCACACACTCCATTCTCAACTGTATGGCAAGGTGCTTACACCGCCTGA
- a CDS encoding aldo/keto reductase gives MSIQQLPLNSGKHIPQLGLGTYKMSEADTLRSVGYALELGYRHIDTAQMYGNEAAVGRAIAESGIAREDIFLTSKLDNPNHRPEDARRTFTQSLEDLQTDYVDLFLIHWPLPDKYGGDFISTWKVLEEFAADGRSKSIGVSNFQQHHLEELIEATETVPAVDQIELHPYFQNVGVAEFCRENNICIEAWAPLVRGIIVAEPTVAAIAEKHGCTPAQAVLAWHLAKGHVIFPKSVTESRIRENFAAQEVELTVSDVELLNELDRGEAGRTGYNPDTMTRSI, from the coding sequence ATGAGTATCCAACAATTGCCCCTGAACAGCGGGAAACACATACCTCAGCTCGGGCTAGGCACGTACAAGATGTCAGAGGCGGATACCCTTCGGTCGGTCGGATATGCACTCGAACTGGGATACCGCCACATTGATACCGCGCAGATGTATGGAAACGAAGCCGCCGTAGGCAGAGCCATTGCTGAGTCCGGGATCGCCCGCGAAGATATCTTCTTAACGTCGAAGCTTGATAACCCCAACCATCGGCCCGAAGATGCGCGGCGAACCTTCACCCAGTCTCTTGAGGACCTGCAGACCGATTACGTGGACCTATTCCTCATTCACTGGCCTTTGCCCGACAAGTATGGTGGCGACTTCATCAGTACGTGGAAAGTTCTGGAGGAGTTCGCCGCAGATGGACGATCAAAGTCAATCGGGGTCTCCAACTTCCAGCAGCACCATCTTGAAGAACTCATTGAAGCGACTGAGACAGTCCCAGCTGTGGATCAGATCGAGTTGCATCCCTACTTCCAGAATGTGGGAGTTGCGGAATTCTGCCGCGAGAACAACATCTGCATCGAGGCATGGGCGCCGTTAGTTCGCGGAATCATTGTTGCTGAGCCAACGGTCGCCGCGATTGCCGAGAAGCATGGCTGCACTCCCGCGCAAGCGGTTCTGGCATGGCACCTAGCCAAGGGTCACGTCATCTTCCCGAAGTCCGTGACGGAATCGCGGATTCGGGAGAACTTCGCGGCACAGGAGGTTGAACTGACGGTTTCTGACGTTGAGCTGCTCAACGAATTGGACCGAGGAGAAGCCGGCCGCACTGGTTACAACCCTGACACGATGACACGGTCCATCTAG
- a CDS encoding alpha/beta fold hydrolase: METTAYRIDGHKMLEHWITVPLDYFGAMGLLPHDGATRNVPSTIEVFAREYVRDGHDSDPRLVFFQGGPGSAGPRMAPIGSWLETALDHFRVVLIDERGTGNSHPLEALAVTAAGDPDVQAAYLSCFRQDSIVRDAEALREALQGDLPWATLGQSFGGFTVTAYLAQSPKGLSEAFITAGLPSTHLPADEVYRRTYKSTATRNKEFFARYPEDEATAWFIATHLADVEETMPNGERLTPARFRQLGIVLGYSYGLELLHFLLENPVWQCGGQRRLRPQFLARVCEQLSYAHNPLYGVIHEAIYGQRSSGPTAWAAQRMRGEYPEFRLPELAAGGSGELDLRREEGGFRFTGETIYPWQVASDPALAPMAEAAEKLAFHTQWPELYPQAALAENTVPTAAWIYVDDMFVPYEISLATAHEIRGLKPLITNDYHHDGLRTGGPQMIERLIKAVRS, translated from the coding sequence ATGGAGACAACCGCGTACCGCATTGATGGCCACAAGATGCTCGAACACTGGATTACGGTGCCCTTGGATTACTTCGGAGCGATGGGGCTTCTCCCACATGATGGGGCAACACGCAACGTTCCCAGCACGATAGAAGTGTTTGCTCGCGAGTACGTTCGTGACGGGCATGATTCTGACCCGCGTCTGGTGTTCTTTCAAGGTGGTCCGGGTTCAGCGGGCCCGCGTATGGCGCCGATCGGTTCATGGCTGGAAACGGCGCTGGACCACTTCCGTGTGGTGCTCATTGACGAACGCGGAACTGGGAACTCACATCCACTTGAGGCGTTGGCTGTCACGGCTGCTGGCGACCCAGACGTTCAGGCCGCCTACCTTTCGTGTTTCCGGCAAGATTCCATTGTTCGCGACGCCGAGGCATTGCGTGAAGCTCTTCAAGGAGACCTCCCGTGGGCCACGCTGGGGCAGAGCTTCGGCGGCTTCACCGTCACGGCATACCTAGCGCAGAGCCCCAAGGGCCTTTCGGAAGCATTTATCACCGCGGGCCTTCCCTCCACGCATCTTCCGGCAGACGAGGTCTATCGCCGCACATACAAGTCCACCGCCACGCGCAACAAGGAGTTCTTCGCCCGCTATCCAGAAGATGAAGCGACGGCGTGGTTCATCGCCACACATCTGGCTGACGTGGAAGAGACCATGCCAAACGGCGAACGTCTCACTCCCGCCCGGTTCCGGCAACTTGGGATCGTTCTGGGATATTCCTACGGGCTGGAGCTCCTACATTTCCTGCTTGAGAACCCAGTGTGGCAATGCGGCGGTCAGCGCCGCCTGCGCCCGCAGTTCCTCGCGCGGGTATGTGAACAACTCTCATATGCACACAATCCGCTATACGGCGTGATTCACGAGGCCATCTATGGCCAGCGGTCTTCTGGCCCAACAGCGTGGGCTGCACAGCGCATGCGGGGTGAGTACCCAGAGTTTAGGCTCCCAGAGCTGGCTGCCGGTGGCAGTGGCGAACTGGACTTGCGCCGAGAAGAAGGTGGTTTCCGGTTCACTGGTGAGACGATCTACCCCTGGCAGGTGGCCAGCGATCCAGCGCTCGCACCCATGGCGGAGGCCGCTGAGAAGCTTGCGTTCCACACGCAGTGGCCGGAGTTGTATCCACAGGCCGCGCTCGCGGAGAATACCGTCCCCACCGCAGCGTGGATATACGTGGATGACATGTTCGTTCCCTACGAGATCTCGCTGGCAACGGCTCACGAGATTCGTGGCTTGAAGCCACTCATCACTAACGATTACCACCATGATGGCCTGCGCACTGGCGGACCTCAGATGATCGAGCGGCTCATCAAGGCCGTTCGGAGTTAG
- a CDS encoding 1-acyl-sn-glycerol-3-phosphate acyltransferase — protein sequence MNIKQAIASTYMKFSKWTFVHEELPPKVVAIGAPHTSYWDGWLMLMAFWKVGRPFKFLVKDSAIKAPVIGPIIRAVGGISTDRSAHHGMVGSLVNSARQNESFTLIIAPKGTRSPRRYWKSGFYRIALETGMPIQLGFIDSTTKTYGWAGTMEITGDIEADMEKIRAFYDGKLGFHSEKTSVARLRAEDDAEVRAWLLGDHEN from the coding sequence GTGAATATCAAGCAGGCAATCGCCTCGACATACATGAAGTTCTCCAAATGGACTTTTGTCCATGAGGAGCTTCCACCGAAGGTCGTCGCAATCGGTGCACCACACACGTCCTACTGGGATGGCTGGTTGATGCTGATGGCCTTCTGGAAGGTGGGGCGACCCTTCAAATTCCTGGTCAAGGACTCAGCCATCAAGGCGCCTGTCATTGGGCCAATCATCCGGGCGGTAGGCGGAATCTCAACGGATCGCTCCGCCCACCACGGAATGGTTGGTTCCCTCGTGAACTCTGCCCGCCAGAATGAGAGTTTCACTCTTATCATTGCGCCGAAGGGTACGCGCTCACCTCGGCGCTACTGGAAGTCAGGCTTCTATCGCATTGCGTTAGAGACGGGCATGCCCATCCAGCTCGGCTTCATCGACTCCACGACAAAGACCTACGGCTGGGCCGGCACCATGGAGATCACTGGTGACATCGAGGCAGACATGGAGAAGATCCGTGCCTTTTATGACGGCAAGCTTGGGTTCCATTCCGAGAAGACCAGTGTTGCTCGGCTTCGCGCTGAAGACGACGCCGAAGTGCGCGCATGGCTACTCGGAGACCACGAGAACTAA
- the ilvA gene encoding threonine ammonia-lyase IlvA has protein sequence MASELPSGVDVVVAAQTLGNTVRHTPLDLSLRLSGIRRQPVLLKREDIQVGRSYKVRGAYNFISSLSQEERESGIVCASAGNHAQGVAFACRQLKIHGKVFLPSTTPRQKRSRIRDIGGRWIEQVIGGATFDEASAAAQEYSRDHGATYVHPFDDPRTIAGQGTVVKEIFEQASEIPATVVVPVGGGGLLAGTAIWLRTFHPEVHIVGVEPEGARSMAAALEAGGPVTLPEIDAFADGTAVARVGDITYRIARDLVDEIISVPEGAICTEMLDLYQVEGIIAEPAGALATAAVARFLPDLPDGPIACIVSGGNNDVSRYDDVVERSLVYEGLRHYFLVTFPQEPGALRHFLDDVLGEGDDIVLFEYTKKNNRETGPALVGIEIDDPANLPGLLDRMEASRLHIEKLEPNSPAFSFLL, from the coding sequence ATGGCAAGCGAACTACCCAGTGGAGTCGACGTGGTCGTCGCCGCTCAAACCTTAGGCAACACGGTCCGTCACACTCCCCTCGACCTCTCACTGCGCCTTTCGGGGATTCGGCGCCAGCCTGTGCTCCTCAAGCGTGAGGATATCCAAGTGGGCCGTTCCTACAAAGTGCGCGGCGCCTACAACTTCATCTCCTCACTTTCACAAGAGGAACGCGAAAGCGGAATTGTGTGCGCCTCAGCCGGGAATCATGCCCAGGGTGTCGCATTCGCCTGCCGCCAGCTGAAGATTCACGGCAAGGTGTTCCTACCCAGTACCACCCCACGCCAGAAGCGCTCCCGAATCCGCGATATTGGCGGGCGTTGGATTGAACAAGTCATCGGCGGAGCCACCTTTGACGAAGCTTCGGCGGCAGCACAGGAATACAGTCGCGATCATGGCGCAACCTACGTCCATCCCTTTGACGACCCTCGCACCATCGCTGGTCAAGGAACCGTAGTCAAGGAGATATTCGAGCAGGCATCCGAAATACCCGCAACAGTTGTGGTGCCGGTCGGCGGCGGCGGATTGCTTGCAGGAACTGCGATCTGGCTCCGCACGTTCCACCCCGAAGTCCATATCGTTGGGGTGGAACCGGAGGGAGCGCGCTCAATGGCGGCCGCACTCGAAGCCGGCGGCCCAGTCACTCTTCCCGAAATCGATGCTTTTGCCGATGGCACTGCTGTGGCACGCGTGGGCGACATCACCTATCGCATTGCCCGCGACCTTGTGGATGAGATCATTTCCGTCCCCGAGGGTGCCATCTGCACGGAGATGCTCGACCTCTACCAAGTGGAAGGCATTATCGCCGAACCCGCTGGCGCCCTGGCCACCGCCGCAGTTGCCCGCTTCCTCCCTGACCTTCCAGACGGGCCTATCGCATGCATAGTTTCCGGTGGAAACAACGACGTTTCGCGGTACGACGACGTCGTCGAACGCTCGCTTGTGTATGAAGGACTGCGCCATTACTTCCTCGTCACGTTCCCGCAAGAACCCGGCGCTCTGCGGCACTTCCTTGACGATGTTCTAGGTGAGGGTGACGATATCGTTCTATTCGAATACACGAAGAAGAACAATCGTGAGACCGGTCCAGCACTCGTGGGAATCGAAATCGATGATCCGGCCAACCTGCCCGGGCTGCTAGACCGGATGGAGGCGTCGCGCCTTCACATCGAGAAGCTCGAGCCGAACTCACCCGCCTTCTCATTCCTACTCTGA
- a CDS encoding adenylate cyclase: MGEHFDSEDLHFEFERKFLVKELPRDVLTHGSHQVIAQAYLFAEEGYAVRVRLTFPETSIEFPPFDEAVDFLGAYERRQLHKLLRDAGVYEPDRQSHAVTATIAVKSPAIAGERYETENQIDIDVASQILRRSPNIILKNRHSLWYDEDGWEFDVFGGQNSGLVVAECERLGPVVDLKIPTFCVTEVTEDLRFSNDYLSKEPWCQWRAVFSAELEARGPHFLNLTGRDES, translated from the coding sequence ATGGGCGAGCACTTTGACTCCGAGGACCTACATTTCGAGTTTGAACGGAAGTTCCTCGTGAAGGAGCTGCCGAGGGACGTTCTGACCCACGGCTCTCATCAGGTAATTGCACAGGCCTACCTCTTTGCTGAGGAGGGCTATGCCGTCAGGGTGCGGCTGACCTTTCCTGAGACTTCGATCGAGTTCCCGCCATTTGATGAGGCAGTGGACTTTCTTGGTGCATACGAGCGGCGCCAGCTTCACAAGCTTCTCAGGGACGCAGGAGTGTATGAACCTGACCGCCAAAGTCACGCAGTTACGGCAACCATTGCGGTCAAGTCTCCTGCTATCGCTGGTGAGCGCTATGAGACGGAGAACCAGATCGACATTGACGTTGCTTCCCAGATCCTGCGCCGATCTCCCAACATCATCCTGAAGAACCGGCATTCTCTTTGGTATGACGAAGATGGATGGGAATTTGACGTGTTTGGAGGTCAAAACTCTGGGTTGGTGGTCGCGGAATGCGAACGGCTCGGCCCTGTAGTGGATCTCAAGATCCCTACGTTCTGCGTGACTGAAGTCACTGAAGATCTCCGGTTTTCAAATGATTATCTGTCAAAGGAGCCGTGGTGCCAGTGGCGAGCGGTTTTCTCTGCAGAACTCGAAGCGCGCGGTCCGCACTTTCTCAATCTGACGGGTCGCGATGAGTCTTGA
- a CDS encoding DUF4261 domain-containing protein, whose product MSEQLPVSAIHPLAPEFLSAAVLYQAPIDLEAAVARINTIWNESVEPVWESVPAGQLGAGSSAGRIYRFTLEGILVMLTPVPEKLQVERGNLPDHSFYVAITCFAPLGDQAGNGEIGEVDDLPSQRRKRMLTAHVVLTELLDVLLREPAAVGVYRQELGVVQPPEMIIELANSLTQGQAPLPLWVAVRTFRPDLANGRTLGLPLFGHLDLEVVESVRSDEEMYSLLANISDYIVSSDAFLMPGQTIGYRDGEELQITQGTSPTDGSAVLRIQY is encoded by the coding sequence ATGAGCGAGCAGTTGCCCGTCTCCGCAATCCATCCCCTAGCTCCAGAGTTCCTCTCTGCTGCGGTGCTCTACCAAGCACCAATTGACTTGGAAGCCGCAGTGGCCCGGATCAACACGATCTGGAATGAAAGCGTGGAACCAGTCTGGGAATCTGTGCCCGCAGGACAACTAGGGGCAGGTTCTTCGGCTGGAAGGATCTACCGGTTCACGCTTGAAGGCATCTTGGTCATGTTGACTCCAGTACCGGAGAAACTTCAGGTGGAACGCGGAAATCTCCCGGACCATTCGTTCTATGTGGCCATTACCTGCTTCGCTCCTCTTGGGGATCAGGCCGGTAATGGAGAGATAGGCGAGGTTGACGATCTTCCTTCGCAGCGCCGCAAGAGGATGCTCACTGCTCACGTAGTACTTACAGAACTCCTCGATGTGCTGCTTCGTGAGCCCGCTGCCGTGGGGGTGTACCGCCAGGAACTGGGAGTGGTTCAGCCTCCAGAGATGATCATCGAACTGGCCAACTCTTTGACTCAGGGCCAAGCGCCGCTGCCGCTGTGGGTGGCTGTTCGGACCTTCCGGCCAGACCTAGCAAACGGCCGCACATTGGGCCTTCCGCTTTTTGGGCACTTGGACTTAGAGGTAGTGGAGTCGGTTCGCAGCGATGAAGAGATGTACTCTTTGCTGGCCAATATCTCCGATTACATCGTGAGTTCGGACGCCTTCCTCATGCCAGGCCAGACCATTGGGTATCGCGATGGTGAGGAACTCCAGATCACGCAGGGCACAAGCCCTACGGACGGTTCTGCCGTGCTGCGCATTCAGTACTAG
- a CDS encoding queuosine precursor transporter, whose protein sequence is MSAAKARFASTPRGISDIVAVCFVAFLLLSNIGATKLIGVEVGPLSLVFDGGAILFPLTYILGDVLSEVYGFAYARRTIIMGFAIQILASLTFWLVQIAPAAADYTNQEAFEAVLGVVPRFVAASIIGYLAGQMLNSYVLVKIKESYGEKHLWARLLGSTVVGEAADTVLFCLIAWVGSASSSTILNLMITGYIYKVAIEALFLPITYRVVKAVKRVEPGYAEAAPAFELAEPDRVI, encoded by the coding sequence ATGTCTGCCGCCAAAGCTCGCTTCGCATCAACTCCTCGCGGAATCTCGGATATCGTCGCAGTCTGTTTCGTGGCGTTTCTCTTGCTATCGAACATTGGCGCTACCAAGCTCATCGGTGTGGAGGTCGGCCCGCTCTCGCTCGTGTTTGACGGCGGCGCGATACTCTTCCCGCTCACATACATTCTTGGCGATGTGCTTTCAGAGGTGTACGGATTCGCGTACGCTCGCCGCACAATCATCATGGGTTTCGCTATCCAGATCCTCGCGTCGTTGACGTTCTGGCTGGTTCAGATTGCGCCGGCCGCTGCTGATTACACGAACCAAGAGGCGTTTGAGGCAGTGCTCGGCGTGGTTCCTCGATTCGTTGCTGCCTCTATCATCGGATACTTGGCCGGGCAGATGCTCAACTCATATGTGCTGGTCAAGATCAAGGAAAGCTATGGCGAGAAGCATCTGTGGGCGCGGCTACTTGGTTCAACGGTGGTAGGCGAGGCAGCGGATACGGTGCTCTTCTGCCTCATCGCATGGGTAGGGTCGGCCTCCAGTTCCACCATCCTCAACCTCATGATTACTGGCTACATCTACAAGGTGGCGATCGAGGCACTCTTCCTCCCTATCACGTATAGGGTTGTCAAAGCTGTGAAGCGTGTTGAACCGGGATATGCAGAGGCGGCGCCCGCTTTCGAACTGGCTGAACCGGATCGCGTGATCTAG